One Brachyhypopomus gauderio isolate BG-103 chromosome 15, BGAUD_0.2, whole genome shotgun sequence genomic region harbors:
- the thada gene encoding LOW QUALITY PROTEIN: thyroid adenoma-associated protein (The sequence of the model RefSeq protein was modified relative to this genomic sequence to represent the inferred CDS: deleted 1 base in 1 codon), whose amino-acid sequence MVVKKKAPRVEAVVLDGHTLDSLTASLSVDGDQCTRQLAQVLKDCLVSTDPVHQIQLMSKAASMLECLREDECVPPALLLACLDTLAITYTTLRSKNPLKRAVTRALGNVPDWLQGRAVCRLTMRLSSSLSSSSPSSSSLSSPGPDQHTHLTECITSCLDAFPIGEKCIHRLLTEVLQFFQKAVSEYVELNRGLSGRHVAQAQMMQSCLAMVKGSMLVVQRSQELISAALLETSNSALQRAFSGLLQCYTRILTDEDVVQAVQNTAGMAVVLLVRSVMGSGDDTAVMVAGLLQCSAPEGNSAPRWLNESCAGLFASSRPAAVTLYLSHGALAMFGWRGGPLGSETEKLLLLIPDLILNLDASSVSESSTVMVVARVLALWAAASLECLQLDRPLPVLRASLHGDRPLPARLLRHVYAHWEHPLDGVRHQTRALFRDLLLLHQRCSDPKDDPTGDPTGDPTGDPTGDPTGDPTGDPTCDPYVARLTQSLLTLEWHVKGKYNPLACLAETLGPGTLLDLDPGLPPRLLGLMGDQSLAPYAGELLERLFVSHKAQLHGRREHTDTAAGLDDWHRTWVTPLLEVLCTAKPDQTTYILDYLLPKLLRCSPDSLGYMVRALQKMPSGSEGSSGGRGALGALMTCLRAARAQGIVRPADQRLWGGLVPLPLLRHALVHKHEQVRMDALGLVCESHRSTETLSTEETALIRHFLPTGLNSQSAGVRQQTVSLLKKLLCRVRDSAQSVQRRLAQERDPQQRERDQRLLHEYQDFLCWFCESLFQVLQPGASFSRCLVTLQLLGLVADHFSFSTDPQCFALGVCVTGPYAQAVLHCLASNFLEVKQLACALLRRLPASALDLQDPVRLRSILRAALDLSTSAKPFDSVTAAHLLNLLLHQAGLQQALLHCAQEQSLAFQPPALLESQASEACTLERNTLAVVLLLLECLRADVARAETSLLQAAASCPLYGRTHCITAALQQLSAGSLELQGEWRCVVSDLIAVCYRMSDVVSPVVQSSSPEGLIPMDTDSETSAGLQRILEEIQPRDTNDFFTNTRELEASSEEQIHTRSEGEAYRVTAQMVLVCCWRSMKEVSMLLGELCQRMPLHTHTQRGLITEEQVEGVGRYFREQLLQSRHRGAFELAYVGFVGLNSMLCRPCCPLSPSRPAVV is encoded by the exons ATGGTGGTGAAGAAGAAGGCTCCGAGGGTGGAGGCGGTGGTCTTGGACGGCCACACTCTGGACAGCCTCACCG CCTCCCTCTCCGTGGATGGGGACCAGTGCACGAGGCAGCTCGCCCAGGTGCTGAAAGACTGTTTGGTTTCTACTGATCCTGTTCACCAGATCCAGTTGATGTCTAAG GCTGCGTCTATGCTGGAGTGTCTCAGAGAAGATGAGTGTGTCCCACCGGCTCTACTGTTAGCGTGCCTGGACACTCTTGCCATCACATACACCACGCTGCGCTCGAAGAACCCACTGAAGAGGGCCGTCACCag GGCCCTGGGGAATGTTCCGGACTGGCTGCAGGGGCGGGCCGTGTGCCGTCTGACCATGCGCCTGTCTTCCTCCctgtcctcttcctcaccgtcctcttcctccctgtccTCTCCGGGTCCAGACCAACACACCCACCTCACTGAATgcatcacttcctgtctggATGCCTTCCCCATCG GAGAGAAGTGTATTCATCGTTTGCTAACAGAAG TTCTCCAGTTCTTCCAAAAGGCTGTTTCAGAATATGTCGAGCTCAACAG GGGTCTGTCCGGGCGGCATGTAGCCCAGGCCCAGATGATGCAGTCCTGTCTGGCCATGGTGAAGGGCTCGATGCTGGTGGTGCAGAGATCTCAGGAGCTGATcagcgccgccctgctggagaCGAGCAACAGTGCGCTACAGCGAGCGTTCAGCGGGCTTTTACAGTGCTACACTCGCATCCTGACCGATG AGGACGTTGTCCAGGCGGTGCAGAACACGGCCGGCATGGCCGTTGTATTACTGGTACGGTCTGTGATGGGAAGCGGAGATGACACAGCTGTCATG gtggcTGGGCTGTTGCAGTGCTCAGCGCCAGAAGGCAACAGTGCCCCCCGGTGGCTAAACGAGAGCTGTGCAGGCCTGTTTGCAAGCAGCAGGCCAGCAGCTGTCACTCTTTACCTGAGCCATGGCGCTCTGGCCATGTTTGGGTGGCGAGGCGGTCCGCTGGGCTCTGAGACGGAGAAACTACTGCTCCTCATACCTGATCTGATCCTGAATCTAGATGCAAG CAGTGTCTCTGAGTCCAGCACGGTCATGGTGGTGGCCCGGGTCCTCGCCCTGTGGGCCGCCGCTTCTCTTGAGTGTCTCCAGCTGGACCGCCCCCTTCCCGTCCTGCGTGCCTCCCTCCACGGAGACCGCCCGCTCCCCGCCCGTCTCCTCCGCCACGTCTACGCCCACTGGGAGCACCCGCTGGACGGAGTCCGACACCAGACGCGTGCCCTGTTCCGTGACCTCCTCCTGCTCCATCAGCGCTGCTCCGACCCCAAGGACGACCCCACGGGCGACCCCACGGGCGACCCCACGGGCGACCCCACGGGCGACCCCACGGGTGACCCCACCGGCGACCCCACCTGCGACCCTTACGTCGCTCGGCTCACCCAGAGCCTCCTGACGCTGGAATGGCACGTGAAGGGCAAATACAACCCTCTGGCATGCCTGGCCGAG ACGTTGGGGCCCGGTACCCTCCTTGACCTGGACCCCGGGCTGCCCCCCAGGCTGCTAGGCCTGATGGGCGATCAGAGTTTGGCGCCGTACGCCGGCGAGCTGCTGGAGAGACTTTTCGTCAGCCACAAGGCCCAGCTGCACGGCCGGCGCGAGCACACGGACACAGCAGCAGGGCTGGACGACTGGCACCGCACCTGGGTGACGCCACTCCTGGAGGTCCTGTGCACAGCCAAACCGGACCAGACCACCTACATCCTGGACTACCTCCTCCCCAAGCTCCTACGCTGCAGCCCAGATAGTTTAGGCTACATGGTCCGGGCCCTGCAGAAGATGCCGTCGGGCTCCGAGG GGTCTTCGGGGGGCCGCGGGGCGCTGGGAGCTCTGATGACGTGTCTGCGTGCTGCCCGGGCTCAGGGGATCGTCCGGCCCGCTGACCAGCGCCTCTGGGGCGGGCTGGTGCCCCTTCCTCTACTGCGCCACGCACTGGTGCACAAGCATGAACAG gtgcgCATGGATGCTCTCGGCCTGGTGTGTGAGAGCCATCGCAGCACAGAGACGCTCTCCACCGAGGAGACGGCGCTGATCCGCCACTTTCTGCCCACGGGCCTCAACAGCCAGTCGGCCGGAGTCAGACAGCAGACGGTCAGCCTGCTCAAGAAG CTTCTGTGCAGGGTAAGGGACAGTGCCCAGTCGGTTCAGAGGAGACTGGCCCAGGAGAGAGAcccgcagcagagagagagagaccagcgcCTGCTCCACGAGTACCAG gacttCCTGTGCTGGTTCTGTGAGAGTCTCTTCCAGGTGCTTCAGCCCGGAGCCTCTTTCTCCAGGTGTCTGGTGACCCTGCAGCTGCTGGGTCTGGTGGCGGATCACTTCTCCTTCAGCACAG ACCCACAATGCTTTGCTCTGGGAGTCTGTGTGACCGGCCCGTACGCCCAGGCTGTGCTGCACTGTCTGGCCAGCAACTTCCTGGAGGTGAAGCAGCTGGCGTGTGCACTGCTGCGCAGGCTGCCTGCGTCTGCACTGGACCTGCAG GATCCCGTGAGGCTGCGGTCCATCCTCCGAGCCGCCCTGGACCTCAGCACCAGTGCTAAGCCTTTCGACAGCGTCACCGCTGCCCACCTGTTGAATCTGCTGCTGCACCAGGCTGGACTTCAGCAGGCCCTGCTCCACTGTGCCCAGGAACAGAGCCTCGCGTTCCAGCCGCCAGCTCTACTGGAGTCCCAGGCTTCTGAGGCCTGCACTCTGGAGAGGAACACGCTGGCTG TGGTGCTGCTCTTGTTAGAGTGTCTGAGGGCTGACGTAGCGCGGGCGGAGACGTCTCTGCTGCAGGCTGCTGCCTCCTGCCCCTTATACGGCCGCACACACTGCATTACAGCTGCCCTGCAACAGCTCAGTGctgg gtctCTGGAGCTGCAGGgcgagtggaggtgtgtggtatcAGACCTCATTGCTGTGTGCTACAGGATGTCTGATGTGGTATCGCCTGTTGTTCAGAGCTCGTCCCCTGAGGGCCTCATCCCCATGGATACCGACTCTG AAACCTCTGCAGGACTGCAACGGATTCTGGAGGAGATTCAGCCTCGTGACACCAATgacttttttacaaatacacGAGAGCTGGAGGCTTCATCTGAGgaacagatacacacac ggtctgAAGGCGAGGCCTATCGGGTCACTGCCCAgatggtgctggtgtgttgCTGGCGGAGTATGAAGGAAGTCTCCATGTTGTTAGGAGAGCTGTGTCAGAGGATgccgctgcacacacacacccaacgaGGACTCATCAccgaggagcag gtggagggtgtggggcgGTATTTCCGCGAGCAGCTACTTCAGTCCCGACACAGAGGAGCGTTCGAGTTGGCCTACGTGGGCTTTGTGGGCCTGAACAGCATGCTGTGCAG GCCTTGCTGTCCTCTGAGCCCAAGTCGTCCAGCTGTAGTCTGA